The following proteins come from a genomic window of Phormidium ambiguum IAM M-71:
- a CDS encoding cyclic nucleotide-binding domain-containing protein: MQKVFLILGELSDDDVDWIIQKSKWQEIAANTVLIEEEKPVDAIYILLEGVLTVSISALGGKEIATLTSGEVVGEMSFIDFRPPSATVTSAQDSLVLSIPRKELANKLQFDIGFASRFYRSLAILLSLRMRGLVSQLGYGKAQAEEVELEQLHPYLLENITLARARFDWIIRRLRTNESHLKIHQKEF, encoded by the coding sequence ATGCAAAAAGTTTTCTTAATTTTGGGAGAACTCAGCGATGATGACGTTGACTGGATAATTCAAAAAAGTAAATGGCAAGAAATAGCGGCTAATACAGTACTTATTGAAGAAGAAAAACCCGTAGACGCTATCTATATTTTATTAGAAGGAGTGTTAACAGTTTCTATTTCGGCTCTTGGGGGAAAAGAAATTGCTACACTCACCAGTGGTGAAGTTGTTGGAGAAATGTCTTTTATAGATTTTCGCCCTCCGTCCGCTACAGTTACCTCCGCACAAGATTCTTTAGTTTTGTCTATTCCTCGCAAAGAATTAGCTAATAAATTACAATTTGATATTGGGTTTGCTTCCCGTTTTTACCGCTCATTAGCAATTTTACTTTCTCTAAGAATGCGGGGTTTAGTAAGTCAATTAGGTTATGGCAAAGCCCAAGCTGAAGAGGTAGAATTAGAACAACTGCATCCCTATTTGTTAGAAAATATTACTCTTGCTAGAGCCAGATTTGATTGGATAATTAGAAGATTGAGAACTAATGAATCTCACCTTAAAATTCACCAAAAAGAGTTTTAA
- a CDS encoding DUF3611 family protein, which yields MSNKSDSPSVSAAIRQIAGNFRIAGWTSFWLQLVLGVISIVVLLLFIIFSRSPNTNSGNPGTNFGVFLAICGIVSLGIGVYMAFRYVRIGRQLQSPNPSMRPRKAETIPILRMGLIVNLVGMLLTILGAWAIVGSLAARSISQVQTAIYADPSRLISSLDMLAVQANINTIAGHFAGIIVALWLIDRISR from the coding sequence ATGTCAAATAAATCAGATTCCCCCTCAGTTTCAGCAGCAATTCGCCAAATTGCCGGGAATTTTCGCATTGCTGGCTGGACTAGTTTCTGGCTGCAATTAGTACTAGGTGTAATTTCTATAGTGGTGTTACTACTATTTATCATTTTCAGTCGTTCACCTAATACCAACAGTGGCAATCCGGGAACTAATTTTGGCGTATTTTTGGCAATTTGCGGCATAGTCAGTTTAGGTATCGGTGTTTACATGGCTTTTCGTTATGTTCGCATTGGTAGACAACTACAATCACCTAATCCTAGTATGCGACCCCGAAAAGCTGAAACTATTCCAATCCTTCGCATGGGATTAATAGTTAATTTAGTCGGAATGTTACTAACTATTTTGGGTGCTTGGGCTATAGTTGGTTCCTTAGCAGCTAGGTCTATTTCCCAAGTTCAAACAGCTATTTATGCCGACCCATCACGCCTAATTAGTTCTTTGGATATGTTGGCAGTGCAAGCAAATATTAACACCATCGCTGGACATTTTGCGGGAATTATTGTTGCACTTTGGTTGATCGATCGCATTAGTCGCTAA
- a CDS encoding GAF domain-containing sensor histidine kinase — MLMPTSSEFVTLCQAQVDLLTRSLGAALSVVYVTEELVEEQETKLIPIVAYPEAGVIWQEKRSLSLLPDELQGMNAKRCLPSAAGENEKRLWEWTKDEEKSDRGEGKENSLSQQRQIVFPLIHEEVVMGLLVTSRGDRAWNEEERSQIEEIAQTIAIAGILDRRSKWLEQRYAEQQRLQAQQNDLLHNLLHQLRNPLTALRTFGKLLVKRLGLDEKNREFANSILRESDRIQDLLQQFDRVIELTDDMNQAQKEEVSGDLLTLSPVELKGETDKEKNVKQPLLLLPESGLMEIPVLSACSLVEVLDSVLAAAEAIAQERNLTFTAQIPDYLPKIKSDTKALTEVFSNIVDNALKYTPNGGEIFVEIKQKDTWDGKFLGVAVSDNGPGIPEQDLKGLFVRGFRGVQAKTDIPGTGLGLAIAQKLVQQMQGEIEVFSPAKHPQIKTKGTTFIVWLPEFKEE; from the coding sequence ATGTTGATGCCTACCAGTTCAGAATTCGTAACTCTTTGTCAAGCTCAGGTTGATTTGTTGACGCGATCGTTGGGCGCGGCTTTGAGTGTGGTATACGTAACGGAAGAACTGGTGGAGGAGCAGGAGACTAAGTTAATTCCAATTGTGGCTTACCCGGAGGCTGGGGTAATTTGGCAGGAAAAGCGATCGCTCAGTCTGTTACCTGATGAGTTGCAGGGAATGAATGCTAAGCGGTGTTTGCCTTCGGCGGCGGGGGAGAATGAGAAGAGGTTGTGGGAATGGACGAAGGATGAGGAAAAGTCAGATCGAGGGGAAGGAAAAGAGAATTCGCTATCGCAACAAAGGCAGATTGTTTTCCCTCTGATACATGAAGAGGTAGTGATGGGCTTGTTGGTGACTAGCAGGGGCGACAGGGCGTGGAATGAGGAGGAGAGGAGTCAAATTGAGGAGATTGCTCAGACGATCGCAATTGCTGGTATTTTAGATCGGCGTTCCAAGTGGTTGGAGCAAAGATATGCTGAACAACAGCGTTTACAAGCGCAACAAAATGATTTGTTGCATAATCTTTTACATCAGTTACGAAATCCTTTGACGGCTTTAAGGACTTTCGGTAAGTTGTTGGTGAAAAGATTAGGTTTGGATGAAAAAAATCGGGAGTTTGCCAATAGTATTTTGCGGGAGAGCGATCGCATTCAGGATTTACTGCAACAGTTCGATCGGGTGATTGAGTTAACTGATGATATGAATCAAGCCCAAAAGGAAGAAGTTTCGGGAGATTTATTAACTCTTTCTCCAGTTGAATTGAAGGGAGAAACAGATAAAGAAAAAAATGTTAAACAACCTTTGCTGTTGTTACCGGAGTCGGGATTGATGGAAATTCCGGTTTTGTCGGCTTGTTCTTTGGTTGAGGTTTTAGATTCGGTTTTGGCTGCGGCTGAAGCGATCGCCCAAGAGAGAAATTTGACTTTTACAGCGCAGATTCCCGATTATTTACCAAAGATAAAAAGTGATACTAAGGCTTTAACAGAAGTTTTCAGTAATATTGTGGATAATGCTTTGAAATATACGCCAAATGGAGGGGAAATTTTTGTCGAAATTAAACAAAAAGATACCTGGGATGGTAAATTTTTAGGTGTAGCGGTGAGTGATAATGGCCCGGGTATTCCTGAGCAAGATTTAAAGGGTTTGTTTGTTAGGGGTTTTCGGGGCGTGCAAGCGAAAACGGATATTCCGGGGACTGGGTTGGGTTTAGCGATCGCGCAAAAACTAGTCCAACAAATGCAGGGAGAAATCGAAGTTTTCAGCCCAGCTAAACATCCTCAAATAAAAACTAAAGGTACTACTTTTATTGTTTGGTTGCCAGAGTTTAAAGAAGAGTAA
- the rseP gene encoding RIP metalloprotease RseP produces the protein MSVLAAIAVLAILIVVHELGHFMAARLQGIHANRFSLGFGPILWKYQGPETEYAVRAFPLGGFVGFPDDDPDCKYPLDDPNLLRNRPILDRAIVISAGVIANLIFAYLVLVIQFGIVGVPKGINYQPGVLVPQVISENSPAATAGIKAGDVILSVNGKELGAVQEAPELLKTEIQNSANKTIQITVDRNGVKDSLQITPEAGADGKGRIGVQLVPNGTPVYRRPNNILEIFNLAADQFQQILVGTVKGFYQLITNFQATASQVAGPVKIVEAGAKLAESDISRLFLFAALISINLAVINILPLPALDGGQLAFLLIEGLRGKPLPTHIQDGVMQTGLMLLLGLGIFLIVRDTTQLEWVQQLLQ, from the coding sequence ATGTCAGTTTTGGCAGCGATCGCAGTCCTAGCTATCCTAATTGTGGTACATGAGTTAGGCCATTTCATGGCCGCTCGTCTCCAAGGCATTCACGCCAATCGTTTTTCCCTTGGTTTTGGCCCGATATTGTGGAAATACCAAGGCCCAGAAACCGAGTACGCCGTCCGAGCTTTCCCTTTGGGCGGATTTGTCGGTTTTCCTGATGATGATCCAGATTGTAAATATCCCCTTGACGATCCAAATTTACTCCGCAATCGGCCTATTTTAGACCGAGCAATTGTAATCAGTGCTGGAGTAATTGCTAACCTAATCTTTGCCTATTTGGTGTTAGTTATTCAATTTGGAATTGTTGGTGTTCCTAAAGGAATTAACTATCAACCTGGAGTTCTCGTTCCGCAAGTTATCTCTGAAAATTCTCCCGCCGCCACTGCCGGAATCAAAGCAGGAGATGTCATACTTTCAGTTAACGGTAAAGAACTGGGTGCTGTCCAAGAAGCACCAGAATTACTGAAAACAGAAATTCAAAACTCTGCTAATAAAACAATTCAAATTACTGTTGACCGGAATGGAGTAAAAGATTCTCTTCAGATTACACCCGAAGCAGGAGCGGATGGTAAAGGGCGTATTGGCGTTCAATTAGTTCCCAATGGCACGCCAGTTTATCGTCGTCCTAACAATATTCTGGAAATTTTTAACCTTGCTGCTGACCAATTCCAACAAATATTGGTGGGAACAGTGAAAGGTTTTTATCAGTTAATAACCAACTTTCAAGCCACAGCTTCTCAAGTTGCTGGCCCTGTGAAAATTGTTGAAGCTGGTGCAAAGTTGGCAGAATCTGATATTAGCAGACTGTTTTTGTTTGCCGCTTTGATTAGTATTAACTTGGCAGTGATTAATATTTTGCCTTTACCAGCTTTAGATGGTGGACAGTTAGCTTTTTTACTAATTGAAGGATTGCGTGGTAAACCTTTACCAACTCACATTCAAGATGGTGTCATGCAAACTGGACTAATGTTACTCTTAGGACTAGGAATCTTTTTGATTGTCCGAGATACAACCCAACTGGAATGGGTACAACAGTTACTTCAGTGA
- a CDS encoding cofactor assembly of complex C subunit B, whose translation MSTTILSSTFLLTVLLAIGLFFFIKASVKDRTQVMQLISQEPIDSLLAQLQQYFTQRSYKVVALDAAQNQVTFAGFVRPSWFLAVFLTLLAALGILCLVLVLSFLFPQVSLLFFALELLSPVAGIFYWQKAGRQEQVSLKLENTQETENLITVTGHRDELSVLRETLGWQQIS comes from the coding sequence ATGAGTACGACGATTCTTTCTTCAACTTTCTTGCTAACGGTACTGTTAGCGATCGGGTTATTCTTCTTTATCAAGGCTTCTGTGAAAGATAGGACACAGGTAATGCAGTTGATTTCACAAGAGCCTATTGATTCCCTTCTCGCCCAATTGCAGCAGTATTTCACGCAAAGATCTTATAAGGTCGTCGCTTTAGATGCAGCGCAAAACCAAGTAACTTTTGCTGGATTCGTGCGTCCTAGTTGGTTTTTAGCAGTTTTCTTGACCCTTTTGGCCGCATTAGGAATTCTTTGCTTGGTTTTGGTGTTGTCGTTTTTGTTCCCCCAGGTAAGTTTGTTGTTTTTCGCTCTGGAATTGTTGTCACCTGTTGCAGGTATCTTCTACTGGCAAAAAGCTGGTCGTCAAGAACAGGTTTCGCTGAAGTTGGAGAATACCCAAGAAACAGAAAATTTAATTACTGTGACTGGGCATAGAGACGAATTATCGGTTTTGCGAGAAACGCTAGGTTGGCAACAAATTTCATGA
- a CDS encoding DUF3155 domain-containing protein codes for MARRRKRKSRRRQEGRRILEHVPQYSIESGQEKPVTAARKFIQAEGILPPALLLVKRNEHTTDRYFWAEKGLFGAQYVEENHFLFPSLRELEHPSDKPQLATVSI; via the coding sequence TTGGCAAGGAGACGGAAGCGGAAAAGTCGTCGTCGCCAAGAAGGCCGGAGGATTCTTGAGCACGTGCCTCAATATAGCATCGAAAGTGGGCAAGAAAAACCTGTGACGGCGGCAAGAAAATTTATTCAAGCCGAAGGAATTTTGCCACCTGCGTTGCTACTAGTGAAACGTAACGAGCATACTACAGATCGGTACTTCTGGGCAGAAAAAGGTTTATTCGGGGCGCAGTATGTGGAAGAAAACCATTTCCTGTTCCCCAGCTTAAGGGAATTAGAACACCCAAGTGACAAACCCCAACTCGCCACAGTATCAATCTGA
- a CDS encoding PadR family transcriptional regulator: MKFDDIYQFFDNPPPIYLTKELAVCYVLSVLARGESYGTELIQLIETEYPTYRLSDTVLYSALKFLEEEQAISGYWKKVEGRGRPRRMYRIKPDWREQAQNLARLWHDYATKNHSSESLANQREAVK; encoded by the coding sequence ATGAAATTTGACGACATTTACCAATTTTTCGACAATCCCCCTCCTATTTATCTGACCAAAGAGTTAGCAGTTTGTTATGTACTTTCTGTCTTAGCACGGGGAGAATCCTACGGCACAGAACTAATTCAGTTAATTGAGACAGAATACCCAACTTACCGTCTTTCCGATACCGTACTTTACAGTGCGTTGAAATTTCTGGAAGAAGAACAGGCAATTAGTGGTTACTGGAAAAAGGTAGAAGGGCGGGGTCGTCCCCGGAGAATGTACCGTATCAAACCAGATTGGCGGGAACAGGCACAAAATTTGGCGCGTCTTTGGCATGATTATGCTACCAAAAATCATTCCAGTGAATCTTTAGCTAATCAACGAGAAGCTGTGAAGTGA
- the serS gene encoding serine--tRNA ligase produces the protein MLDLKQIRENPQNVQERLNLRGAGQYDIQPILELDQQQRQIEQERSRLQARSNEIAKLIPAKIKAGSDPKGAEILELREEGNKVKTEIGELEPKEKELKSQLETLLLALPNLPSETTPIGKSEDDNPEVRRWGEEYKISHSVLPHWEIGEKLGILNSDRAVKVAQSRFIMLKGAGAALERALISFMLDKQTAAGYVEIIPPLLVNSQSLTATSQLPKFAEESFKCQDDDLWLIPTAEVPVTNLYRDEILEAAQLPIYHCAYTPCFRREAGAYGRDTKGLIRLHQFNKVELVKFVHPDKSEEEHQALVRDAEAILQALKLPYRVIELCTGDLGFGAAKCYDLEVWLPSAGKYREISSCSNFRDFQARRGSIRFKEAGKKGTQFVHTLNGSGLAVGRTMAAVLENYQQPDGTVKIPEVLQPYLGRDVLYETAT, from the coding sequence GTGCTAGACCTCAAGCAAATACGGGAAAATCCACAAAACGTCCAAGAGCGCCTAAATCTGCGTGGTGCTGGTCAATATGACATTCAACCGATTTTAGAATTAGACCAACAACAAAGACAAATAGAACAAGAACGCAGCCGACTACAAGCGCGTAGCAACGAAATTGCTAAACTGATTCCGGCCAAAATTAAAGCAGGTAGCGACCCCAAAGGCGCAGAAATTTTAGAATTACGGGAAGAAGGAAACAAAGTTAAAACTGAAATTGGCGAACTGGAGCCAAAAGAAAAAGAACTTAAATCCCAACTAGAAACTCTACTTTTAGCACTTCCCAACTTACCCAGCGAAACTACACCCATTGGGAAAAGCGAAGACGACAACCCAGAAGTGCGACGTTGGGGAGAAGAATATAAGATTTCACATTCGGTTTTACCCCACTGGGAAATCGGGGAAAAGTTAGGGATTTTGAATAGCGATCGGGCCGTCAAAGTCGCTCAAAGTCGGTTTATCATGCTCAAAGGAGCAGGTGCAGCCTTAGAAAGAGCATTAATTAGCTTCATGCTCGACAAACAAACCGCCGCAGGTTACGTCGAAATCATCCCCCCATTATTAGTTAACAGCCAATCACTCACCGCAACCAGTCAACTGCCCAAATTTGCCGAAGAAAGTTTTAAATGCCAAGATGACGACCTTTGGCTCATTCCCACAGCCGAAGTACCCGTCACCAACCTTTACCGCGACGAAATTCTCGAAGCTGCTCAACTACCCATTTATCACTGTGCTTATACTCCTTGCTTTCGTCGAGAAGCAGGAGCTTATGGCAGAGATACCAAAGGATTAATTCGCCTGCATCAATTCAACAAAGTCGAATTAGTTAAATTCGTCCATCCCGATAAGTCCGAAGAAGAACATCAAGCACTCGTGCGCGACGCAGAAGCAATTCTCCAAGCCCTCAAACTGCCTTACCGAGTAATTGAACTTTGTACAGGAGACTTGGGTTTTGGGGCTGCCAAGTGCTACGACTTAGAAGTGTGGCTACCTTCGGCAGGTAAATACCGAGAAATTTCCAGCTGTTCCAACTTTAGAGATTTTCAAGCTCGACGGGGTAGCATTCGCTTCAAAGAAGCAGGGAAAAAAGGCACCCAGTTCGTTCATACCTTGAACGGTTCCGGGTTAGCCGTTGGTAGGACAATGGCAGCAGTATTGGAGAATTACCAGCAACCTGACGGGACAGTAAAAATACCAGAAGTGTTGCAACCTTATCTAGGGCGAGATGTGTTGTACGAAACTGCGACGTAA